A window of the Helianthus annuus cultivar XRQ/B chromosome 4, HanXRQr2.0-SUNRISE, whole genome shotgun sequence genome harbors these coding sequences:
- the LOC110899184 gene encoding mitochondrial uncoupling protein 2 — protein MADQTEISFAGLFFCSAFAACFAELCTIPLDTAKVRLQLQKRAALSGEGGSPKYKGLLGTIVTIAKEEGLLALWKGIIPGLHRQFIYGGLRISLYGPVKAFCSGGNVLADDVSLFQKILAALITGAIAITLANPTDLVKVRLQAEGKLPPGAPRRYSGALNAYYTIIKEEGLVALWTGLGPNIARNAIINAAELVSYDQVKQTILRIPGFTDNIITHLLAGLGAGFFAVLIGSPIDVVKSRMMGDSIYKSTLDCMVITLRVEGALAFYKGFLPNFGRLGSWNVIMFLTLEQIRRLFS, from the exons ATGGCGGATCAAACTGAGATCTCCTTCGCCGGATTATTCTTTTGCAGCGCTTTTGCCGCCTGTTTCGCTGAG TTATGTACAATCCCTCTAGACACTGCTAAAGTTCGACTTCAACTCCAAAAGAGAGCAGCATTGAGCGGAGAAGGTGGCTCACCAAAGTACAAGGGTCTTTTAGGTACGATTGTTACTATAGCCAAAGAAGAAGGTCTGCTTGCACTTTGGAAAGGTATTATACCTGGATTACATCGCCAGTTTATATACGGAGGCTTAAGGATCAGTTTATACGGCCCT GTCAAAGCCTTTTGTTCTGGTGGTAATGTTCTTGCCGATGATGTTTCCTTGTTCCAGAAAATACTTGCTGCTTTGATTACGG GTGCTATAGCGATCACATTGGCTAATCCGACCGATCTAGTGAAAGTTCGGCTTCAAGCTGAAGGTAAGCTGCCACCTGGAGCACCACGGCGCTACTCGGGTGCTTTAAATGCCTACTACACCATAATCAAGGAA GAAGGGCTAGTGGCACTTTGGACAGGTCTAGGCCCAAATATTGCTAGAAATGCTATTATCAATGCTGCAGAACTCGTGAGCTATGATCAAGTGAAACAG ACCATTTTGAGAATTCCAGGGTTCACAGACAATATTATTACTCATCTACTCGCCGGTTTAGGTGCAGGATTCTTTGCGGTGTTGATTGGTTCACCTATTGATgtg GTGAAGTCTAGAATGATGGGAGATTCAATATACAAAAGCACCCTTGATTGTATGGTTATAACCTTAAGAGTTGAG GGAGCCCTTGCGTTTTACAAAGGATTCCTTCCAAATTTTGGTCGTCTAGGATCCTGGAATGTTATAATGTTCTTGACACTTGAGCAA ATAAGAAGATTATTCTCTTGA